One Paraburkholderia flagellata genomic window carries:
- a CDS encoding ABC transporter ATP-binding protein, with protein sequence MYKLIVDDLHKKFGENEVLKGVSLKAKAGDVISLIGSSGSGKSTFLRCINFLESPCSGRITLNGEEIRTSADRGGALRVSDPKQLQKMRTRLSMVFQHFNLWAHMTVLENIIEAPLSVLGLSRSEAEARARKYLDKVGLAAGVEHKYPSHLSGGQQQRVAIARALAMEPEVMLFDEPTSALDPELVGEVLKVMQKLAEEGRTMIVVTHEMGFARNVSNHVVFLHKGKIEEQGDPKEVLNAPRSERLQQFLAGRLK encoded by the coding sequence ATGTACAAGCTGATTGTCGACGACCTGCACAAGAAGTTCGGCGAGAACGAGGTTTTGAAGGGCGTATCGCTCAAGGCAAAGGCTGGCGACGTGATCAGCCTGATCGGATCGAGCGGTTCGGGAAAGAGCACGTTTCTGCGCTGCATTAACTTTCTCGAATCGCCCTGCTCGGGACGCATCACGCTCAATGGCGAGGAAATCCGCACGAGCGCGGACCGCGGTGGCGCGCTGCGCGTGAGCGATCCGAAGCAGCTCCAGAAGATGCGCACGCGCCTTTCGATGGTGTTCCAGCATTTCAATCTCTGGGCGCACATGACCGTGCTGGAGAACATCATCGAGGCGCCGCTCAGCGTGCTTGGACTGAGCCGCAGCGAAGCCGAGGCACGCGCGCGCAAATACCTCGACAAGGTAGGCCTGGCTGCCGGTGTCGAGCACAAGTACCCGTCGCACCTTTCCGGCGGCCAGCAGCAGCGCGTGGCGATCGCCCGCGCGCTGGCAATGGAGCCCGAAGTGATGCTGTTCGACGAGCCCACCTCCGCGCTCGACCCCGAACTCGTGGGCGAAGTGCTCAAGGTCATGCAAAAGCTCGCGGAGGAAGGCCGCACGATGATCGTCGTCACGCACGAAATGGGCTTTGCGCGCAACGTTTCGAATCACGTCGTGTTTCTGCACAAGGGGAAGATCGAAGAGCAAGGCGACCCAAAGGAAGTGCTCAATGCGCCGCGCAGCGAGCGGCTGCAGCAGTTCCTGGCGGGGCGGCTGAAGTAA
- a CDS encoding ABC transporter permease produces MIELLRQYWPNYLYSDGFNSSGLVITLWLLVVSIVAGFLLAVPLAIARASRNRWISRPVWVYTYVFRGTPLYVQLLLCYTGLYSLHFVHANPVLGDFFRSAMNCTLLAFALNECAYATEIFAGAIRETSYGEIEAAQAYGMSKTKVYTRIILPSALRRALPSYSNEVILMLHATTLAFTATVPDILKVARDANSATYMTFQAYGIAAALYASIVFALIWGFRRLETRVLAYLKPQGH; encoded by the coding sequence GTGATCGAACTGCTTCGTCAATACTGGCCCAATTATCTGTACAGCGACGGCTTCAACTCCAGCGGCCTCGTCATCACGCTCTGGCTGCTGGTTGTTTCGATCGTGGCGGGCTTCCTGCTTGCCGTGCCGCTCGCCATCGCGCGCGCGTCGCGCAACCGGTGGATCTCGCGGCCGGTGTGGGTCTACACCTACGTATTCCGCGGCACACCGCTCTACGTGCAGTTGCTGCTCTGCTACACCGGCCTCTACAGCCTGCACTTCGTGCATGCCAATCCGGTTCTTGGCGACTTCTTTCGCAGTGCCATGAATTGCACGCTGCTGGCGTTTGCATTGAACGAGTGCGCCTATGCCACCGAAATCTTCGCGGGCGCGATTCGCGAAACCTCGTACGGCGAGATCGAAGCAGCCCAGGCCTATGGCATGTCGAAGACGAAGGTCTACACGCGCATCATCCTGCCTTCCGCGTTGCGCCGCGCCCTGCCCTCGTACAGCAACGAGGTGATCCTCATGCTGCACGCGACGACGCTCGCGTTCACCGCGACCGTGCCCGACATCCTGAAGGTGGCGCGCGACGCGAATTCCGCCACCTATATGACGTTTCAGGCGTACGGCATCGCAGCGGCGCTTTATGCGTCGATCGTCTTCGCCCTGATCTGGGGTTTCCGTCGCCTCGAAACCCGTGTGCTGGCCTACCTGAAGCCGCAAGGCCACTAA
- a CDS encoding ABC transporter permease, with the protein MVFQGFGPLLLAGTWETIKLAVLSLGAAFVLGLAGAAAKLSPNRALARIGTAYTTLIRAVPDLVLMLLLFYSIQIWLNDVTDMMGMDQIDIDPFVAGVITLGFIYGAYFTETFRGAFLAVPRGQIEAGFAYGMSSTRVFTRILFPQMMRFALPGIGNNWQVLVKATALVSIIGLADVVKAAQDAGKATQAFFFFTLVTGAIYLAITTVSNLALHRLEKRYSTGVRRAAL; encoded by the coding sequence ATGGTCTTTCAAGGCTTCGGCCCGCTGCTCCTCGCGGGCACGTGGGAAACCATCAAGCTCGCGGTGCTCTCGCTCGGCGCCGCGTTTGTGCTCGGGCTTGCGGGCGCTGCCGCGAAGCTCTCGCCCAACCGCGCGCTCGCGCGTATCGGCACGGCGTACACCACGCTCATTCGCGCGGTGCCCGACCTCGTGCTCATGCTGCTGCTCTTCTACAGCATCCAGATCTGGCTCAACGACGTGACCGACATGATGGGCATGGATCAGATCGACATTGACCCGTTCGTGGCCGGCGTCATCACGCTCGGCTTCATTTACGGCGCGTATTTCACCGAGACCTTCCGTGGCGCGTTTCTCGCCGTTCCGCGCGGACAGATCGAAGCGGGCTTCGCATACGGCATGAGTTCCACGCGCGTGTTCACGCGCATCCTGTTCCCGCAGATGATGCGCTTCGCGTTGCCCGGCATCGGCAATAACTGGCAGGTGCTCGTGAAGGCCACGGCGCTCGTTTCGATCATCGGCTTGGCCGATGTGGTGAAGGCCGCGCAGGACGCGGGCAAGGCCACCCAGGCGTTCTTCTTTTTCACGCTCGTGACCGGCGCGATCTATCTCGCCATCACCACGGTTTCCAATCTGGCATTGCACCGCCTCGAAAAGCGCTATTCGACCGGTGTGCGGAGGGCAGCGCTGTGA
- a CDS encoding ABC transporter substrate-binding protein has translation MKKLALCVALALAAGGAYAKDWSTIRFGTDASYAPFESKATDGKLVGFDIDLGNEICRRLNAKCVWVEQDFDGMIPGLKAKKFDGALSALTITPQREQQIAFSAKLFNTPTRLVAKKDSPLQPTIASLQGKTVGVEQGSIQETYAKQNWAPKGINVIPYQNQDQVYLDLQSGRLDAALQDEVQANLGFLKTPRGAGFAFAGAEIPTGAAAIGLRKEDADLKAKIDKTIADMIKDGTYKKIESKYFDFDVYGG, from the coding sequence ATGAAGAAACTTGCCTTGTGTGTCGCCCTCGCCCTTGCCGCCGGTGGAGCGTATGCGAAAGACTGGTCCACCATCCGCTTCGGCACCGACGCGAGCTACGCGCCGTTCGAATCCAAGGCGACGGATGGCAAGCTGGTCGGTTTCGACATCGACCTCGGCAACGAAATCTGCCGGCGCCTGAACGCCAAATGCGTGTGGGTCGAGCAGGACTTCGACGGCATGATTCCGGGTCTCAAGGCCAAAAAGTTCGATGGCGCGCTCTCCGCGCTCACGATCACCCCGCAGCGCGAGCAGCAGATCGCCTTCTCGGCCAAGCTCTTCAACACGCCGACGCGCCTAGTCGCGAAGAAGGATTCGCCGCTGCAGCCGACGATCGCTTCGCTGCAAGGCAAGACGGTGGGCGTCGAGCAGGGCTCGATTCAGGAGACCTACGCAAAGCAGAACTGGGCGCCCAAGGGCATCAACGTGATTCCCTACCAGAACCAGGACCAGGTCTATCTGGACCTGCAATCGGGACGACTCGACGCCGCGCTGCAAGACGAAGTGCAGGCCAATCTCGGCTTCCTGAAGACGCCTCGCGGGGCGGGCTTCGCGTTCGCGGGCGCGGAAATTCCCACCGGCGCCGCCGCTATCGGCCTGCGCAAGGAAGACGCCGACCTCAAGGCGAAGATCGACAAGACCATTGCCGACATGATCAAGGACGGCACGTACAAGAAGATCGAGTCGAAGTATTTCGACTTCGACGTGTACGGCGGCTAA
- the hutH gene encoding histidine ammonia-lyase, with the protein MNIKLTPGHLTLPQLRQIARAHENGGVKLELDPASFAAIDAGARAVAEITAKGEPAYGINTGFGRLASTHIPRDQLELLQRNLVLSHAVGVGEPMSPPVVRLLMALKLSSLGRGHSGIRREVMDALITLFNADVLPVIPVKGSVGASGDLAPLAHMSCVLLGVGDVFAKGERMSALEGLRLVGLKPLALQAKEGLALLNGTQASTALAIYNMFAIEDLYRTALVSGALCVDAAAGSVKPFDARIHELRGHRGQIDAAAAYRTLLEGSAINLSHRDCGKVQDPYSLRCQPQVMGACLDQMRHAAQVLLIEANAVSDNPLIFPETNEVLSGGNFHAEPVAFAADNLALAAAEIGALAERRIALLIDATLSGLPPFLVKDGGVNSGFMIAHVTAAALASENKTLAHPASVDSLPTSANQEDHVSMATFAARKLADIADNTANILAIELLAAAQGVDLRAPHHTSPALAHVMQSVRAEVPHYDLDRYFAPDIAAMAKLVQNGAIAKHSPLAFESEQ; encoded by the coding sequence ATGAACATCAAACTCACTCCCGGCCATCTGACCCTGCCCCAACTGCGCCAGATCGCGCGTGCCCATGAAAACGGCGGCGTGAAGCTCGAACTCGATCCGGCCAGCTTCGCGGCCATCGACGCAGGCGCGCGCGCCGTTGCCGAAATCACGGCGAAGGGCGAACCCGCGTATGGCATCAATACGGGCTTCGGGCGTCTGGCGAGCACGCATATTCCGCGTGACCAGCTCGAACTGCTGCAGCGCAATCTGGTGCTTTCGCACGCCGTGGGCGTGGGCGAGCCGATGTCGCCTCCGGTCGTGCGCCTCTTGATGGCGTTGAAGCTGTCGAGCCTCGGCCGTGGCCATTCGGGCATTCGCCGCGAAGTCATGGACGCGCTCATCACGCTGTTTAACGCCGACGTGCTGCCCGTGATTCCCGTGAAGGGCTCGGTGGGCGCCTCGGGCGACCTCGCGCCGCTCGCACATATGTCGTGTGTGCTGCTCGGCGTGGGCGATGTGTTCGCGAAGGGCGAGCGTATGAGCGCGCTGGAGGGCTTGCGTCTCGTCGGCCTGAAGCCCCTCGCGCTGCAGGCCAAGGAAGGTCTCGCGCTGCTCAACGGCACGCAGGCTTCCACGGCGCTCGCTATCTACAACATGTTCGCGATCGAGGATCTTTACCGCACGGCGCTCGTTTCGGGCGCGCTCTGCGTGGACGCAGCAGCAGGTTCGGTGAAGCCGTTCGACGCGCGCATTCACGAACTGCGCGGCCATCGCGGTCAGATCGATGCGGCCGCGGCGTATCGCACGCTGCTCGAAGGCTCGGCGATCAATCTCTCGCACCGCGACTGCGGCAAGGTCCAGGACCCGTATTCGCTGCGCTGCCAGCCGCAGGTGATGGGCGCGTGCCTCGACCAGATGCGCCACGCGGCGCAAGTGCTGCTCATCGAGGCGAACGCCGTGTCGGACAATCCGCTGATCTTCCCGGAAACGAACGAAGTGCTCTCCGGCGGCAACTTCCACGCGGAGCCGGTGGCCTTCGCCGCCGACAATCTCGCGCTGGCCGCCGCCGAAATCGGCGCGCTCGCGGAGCGTCGCATCGCACTGCTGATCGACGCCACGCTCTCGGGCCTGCCGCCTTTCCTCGTGAAGGACGGCGGCGTGAACTCGGGCTTCATGATCGCGCACGTCACGGCCGCCGCACTGGCTTCGGAAAACAAGACGCTCGCGCATCCGGCCTCGGTCGATTCGCTGCCGACTTCGGCGAACCAGGAAGACCACGTTTCGATGGCGACGTTCGCCGCGCGCAAGCTCGCCGACATTGCCGACAACACGGCCAACATCCTCGCGATCGAACTGCTCGCCGCAGCCCAGGGCGTGGACCTGCGCGCGCCGCACCACACGAGCCCGGCGCTCGCGCACGTGATGCAGTCGGTGCGCGCCGAGGTGCCGCATTACGACCTCGACCGTTACTTCGCGCCGGACATCGCCGCAATGGCGAAGCTCGTGCAGAACGGCGCGATTGCCAAGCATAGCCCGCTGGCATTCGAGTCCGAGCAATAA